A section of the Citrus sinensis cultivar Valencia sweet orange chromosome 8, DVS_A1.0, whole genome shotgun sequence genome encodes:
- the LOC102622437 gene encoding dicarboxylate transporter 2.1, chloroplastic yields the protein MESLALRSLSTTPTFSLPTIRSALFHRFPYKPISKSPPSIFPSHSRSFPTLRSRSLSLSRPHIIRPIHSSSQNDTASTVPPTNLPSPPPPRGAKLLPFVISISIGLILRFLVPKPVEVSPQAWQLLSIFLSTIAGLVLSPLPVGAWAFLGLTTSIVTRTLAFPTAFAAFTNEVIWLIVISFFFARGFVKTGLGDRIATYFVKWLGKSTLGLSYGLTFSEALIAPAMPSTTARAGGVFLPIIKSLSLSAGSKPGDSSSKKLGSYLIQSQFQSAGNSSALFLTAAAQNLLCLKLAEELGVIISSPWVSWFKAACVPALVALLATPLILYKLYPPEVKDTPDAPAMAAKKLKQLGPVTRNEWIMVGTMLLAVSLWIFGDALGIPSVVAAMIGLSILLLLGVLDWDDCLSEKSAWDTLSWFAVLVGMAGQLTNLGIVTWMSDSVAKCLQSFSLSWPAAFGVLQASYFLIHYLFASQTGHVGALYSAFLAMHLAAGVPGVLAALALAYNTNLFGAITHYSSGQAAVYYGAGYIDLPDVFKMGFTMALVNAIIWGVTGTFWWKFLGLY from the exons CCATCTCCAAATCCCCACCCTCTATTTTCCCATCTCACTCTCGCTCTTTCCCCACCCTCCGATCAAGATCACTCTCACTCTCCAGACCCCATATCATCAGACCCATTCACTCCTCTTCTCAAAATGACACCGCATCAACAGTACCTCCAACAAATTTGCCATCACCACCTCCACCACGAGGAGCCAAGCTACTCCCCTTCGTTATCTCCATCTCCATTGGCCTCATCCTCCGCTTCCTCGTCCCCAAACCCGTCGAAGTTTCCCCACAGGCATGGCAGCTCCTCTCAATCTTCCTCTCCACGATCGCCGGCCTCGTTTTGAGCCCGTTGCCAGTCGGCGCGTGGGCTTTTCTCGGCCTCACTACCTCAATTGTCACTAGAACACTCGCATTCCCCACTGCTTTCGCTGCGTTCACCAACGAAGTCATCTGGTTGATCGTCATTTCCTTCTTTTTCGCACGTGGGTTTGTGAAGACTGGCCTTGGGGACAGGATTGCTACGTATTTTGTTAAATGGCTGGGTAAGAGCACTCTGGGTTTGTCCTACGGATTGACCTTCAGTGAGGCGCTTATTGCTCCGGCAATGCCCAGTACTACTGCCAGAGCTGGCGGCGTTTTCTTGCCAATCATTAAATCATTGTCGTTATCCGCTGGGAGCAAGCCCGGGGATTCCTCCTCGAAGAAGCTTGGATCATATCTTATTCAGTCCCAATTTCAG TCTGCTGGCAACTCTAGTGCTCTTTTCCTGACAGCTGCAGCTCAAAATTTACTGTGCCTCAAATTAGCTGAGGAACTTGGAGTAATAATTTCAAGCCCCTGGGTGTCTTGGTTCAAAGCTGCTTGTGTACCAGCTCTTGTTGCTCTGCTTGCTACTCcacttatattatataagcTTTATCCTCCTGAAGTCAAAGACACACCAGATGCCCCTGCTATGGCTGCAAAGAAACTGAAGCAGTTGGGTCCTGTCACTAGAAATGAGTGGATCATGGTTGGGACAATGCTTCTTGCAGTTTCTTTGTGGATCTTTGG AGATGCACTAGGTATACCAAGTGTTGTAGCTGCAATGATCGGCCTATCTATACTTCTGTTATTGGGTGTCCTTGATTGGGATGATTGCCTAAGTGAAAAGTCAGCTTGGGATACATTGTCTTGGTTTGCTGTTTTAGTGGGCATGGCAGGCCAATTGACAAATCTTGGCATTGTTACGTGGATGTCTGACAGTGTGGCCAAGTGCCTTCAGTCTTTCTCTTTGAGCTGGCCAGCCGCATTTGGGGTTCTTCAGGCATCATACTTCTTAATCCACTACCTATTTGCTAGTCAAACTGGTCACGTGGGAGCGTTGTATTCTGCTTTTCTTGCAATGCACTTGGCAGCTGGGGTTCCTGGTGTGCTGGCTGCACTGGCTTTAGCTTACAATACTAATCTGTTCGGTGCAATAACACATTATAGCAGTGGTCAAGCTGCTGTGTACTATGGAG CTGGTTATATTGACCTTCCTGACGTATTCAAAATGGGCTTTACAATGGCTCTTGTTAATGCTATCATCTGGGGAGTAACTGGAACTTTCTGGTGGAAATTCTTGGGTCTTTATTGA